From Leptospira stimsonii, a single genomic window includes:
- a CDS encoding DUF4349 domain-containing protein, whose amino-acid sequence MKQNIASKKIRQEGNGIPKSFDQKYEKVATLETQSSEIESDEKKVRDLVNSSASIIQYENSAGLKESRNRIIKLAVGVPPEKFDELVNEFKKIGKTLLLTIDKKDKTNEYKDLQAKKESLLKIRNSLSSLKSKGGRIDEFINLENRILEIEDEIQRLGISLGEYDSENEFCTVLITIFENKSSPSERISILHRIKVALEWTIKYYFLLSFSLLFVILLTHFGFPLLEKMKRVLIGKEER is encoded by the coding sequence GTGAAACAGAACATTGCTTCGAAGAAAATTCGACAGGAAGGTAATGGAATTCCTAAAAGTTTTGACCAAAAATACGAAAAAGTCGCAACGTTAGAAACTCAATCCTCTGAAATTGAAAGCGACGAAAAGAAAGTAAGAGACCTCGTAAATTCTTCAGCATCAATCATACAATACGAAAACAGTGCCGGATTAAAAGAGAGCCGAAATCGTATTATTAAGTTAGCCGTCGGAGTTCCTCCCGAAAAATTCGACGAACTCGTAAATGAATTCAAAAAAATTGGTAAAACCCTTCTCCTTACGATTGATAAAAAAGATAAAACAAACGAATACAAAGATCTTCAGGCAAAAAAAGAATCTCTTCTAAAAATTCGAAATTCGCTTTCGAGCTTAAAAAGCAAAGGCGGAAGAATCGATGAGTTTATTAATCTAGAAAATCGTATTTTAGAGATCGAAGACGAAATTCAGAGGTTAGGGATCAGCCTGGGAGAATATGATTCTGAAAATGAATTCTGCACAGTTCTCATAACAATTTTTGAAAATAAATCTTCTCCAAGCGAAAGAATCAGCATCCTCCATAGGATAAAAGTCGCTTTAGAATGGACTATAAAATACTACTTCCTTCTTTCATTCTCTCTTCTTTTTGTCATTTTGCTGACTCATTTCGGCTTTCCTCTTCTTGAAAAAATGAAACGAGTCTTAATCGGAAAAGAAGAAAGATAA
- a CDS encoding GNAT family N-acetyltransferase — MAKTKKLSEPFQIGNLLPEHRESAIELVNQFFRMLNSLTLDGVFKIRPRAGTKMVDVYLKLRGTGKVLLLGGFLGEELVSLLIARTEEKPYLEENKTLFIDLAVTKRGKQKSGFMKPLVLSCESWAKEQGFQSVELRAIAENENAVSFWKNMGYDPFYVRFRKLI; from the coding sequence ATGGCTAAAACCAAAAAACTTTCCGAACCGTTTCAAATCGGCAACCTACTCCCCGAACACAGAGAAAGCGCGATCGAACTCGTAAATCAGTTCTTTCGTATGTTAAATTCCCTCACGTTAGACGGTGTTTTTAAAATCCGTCCGAGGGCCGGAACTAAAATGGTGGATGTCTATTTAAAACTCCGGGGAACAGGGAAGGTGCTTCTTCTTGGCGGTTTCTTAGGCGAAGAATTGGTTTCTCTTCTCATCGCTCGGACCGAAGAGAAACCCTATTTAGAGGAAAACAAAACTCTCTTTATCGATTTAGCCGTTACCAAACGAGGAAAGCAAAAATCCGGTTTCATGAAACCTCTCGTCCTTTCCTGTGAGTCGTGGGCAAAAGAACAAGGATTTCAAAGCGTAGAATTGAGAGCGATCGCAGAGAATGAGAATGCGGTTTCTTTTTGGAAAAATATGGGTTATGATCCTTTCTATGTTCGTTTTAGAAAATTAATTTAG
- a CDS encoding transglutaminase family protein: protein MAEYTVKHVTRYSYQEEVSHCHNLAHMCPVTNHHQDCKDLKLRVHPGPSVSGYRKDYFGNLVYSFSVEDSHQSLEIVSESKVSTHPIDYGDLNHSPRVSEIPTLLASSHLREDLEALEYIADSAFAIRDPLFAKFAIEMMDFEKPLLQAVMDYTVRFYQSFEFKAGATTIQTPPAQVLKNRKGVCQDFTHLSIAALRSVGIPCRYVSGYIETFPPPGQTKLQGSDASHAWFSIYSPGIGWVDYDPTNGKMLSEEYIFTSIGRDFADVSPLKGILFGGGKHKLKVEVDVIRE, encoded by the coding sequence ATGGCTGAATATACCGTGAAACACGTTACCCGATACAGCTATCAAGAGGAAGTTTCCCACTGTCATAATCTGGCGCATATGTGCCCGGTAACCAATCATCATCAGGATTGTAAGGATCTAAAACTCAGAGTTCATCCGGGACCGTCTGTCTCCGGTTATAGAAAAGACTATTTTGGAAATTTGGTTTATTCGTTTTCTGTGGAAGATTCTCATCAATCCTTAGAGATCGTTTCCGAGAGCAAGGTAAGTACACATCCGATCGATTACGGAGATCTGAATCATTCGCCGAGAGTCTCCGAGATTCCAACACTTCTGGCTTCCTCACACCTAAGGGAAGACTTGGAAGCTTTGGAATACATAGCCGATTCCGCTTTCGCGATTCGAGATCCTCTCTTTGCAAAGTTTGCGATAGAGATGATGGATTTTGAAAAACCGCTCTTGCAGGCGGTCATGGATTACACAGTTCGTTTTTATCAATCATTCGAATTCAAAGCGGGTGCAACTACGATACAAACTCCGCCCGCACAGGTTTTGAAAAATAGGAAAGGCGTTTGTCAAGATTTTACTCATCTTTCCATAGCGGCATTAAGGAGTGTGGGAATTCCTTGCAGATACGTCTCCGGTTATATCGAAACCTTTCCACCGCCCGGCCAGACGAAGCTCCAAGGTTCGGACGCCTCCCACGCTTGGTTTTCAATTTATTCTCCTGGAATCGGTTGGGTGGACTACGATCCTACGAACGGGAAAATGTTAAGCGAAGAATACATTTTTACCTCGATCGGTCGCGATTTTGCCGACGTTTCTCCTCTCAAGGGGATTCTATTCGGCGGGGGAAAGCACAAGTTGAAAGTAGAAGTGGATGTGATTCGAGAGTAA